The sequence below is a genomic window from Nostoc flagelliforme CCNUN1.
GTTTCGACACATTAATTCATAATGTGAGCTATTTGTATAGTGCCTAAATCCTAGTAGAATATTTTCGCAAATCCAAGTAGGAAGATAGATGGAAGTTTCTGGACGCAACATCAATTACCCACTAAATCCTCCTGCCCCTCTTGAAGATTTCCCCGTCCTTCAAACTGAAAAATATACCCTACGGCTGGCGTCAACCAAAGAAGAATTAGAATCAATTTTTCGGTTGCGCTTTGAAGTTTTTAATCTGGAACTAGGCTTGGGATTTTCTGCTTCTAACTTTACCCAGATGGATATAGATAAGTTTGATGCGGTTTGCCATCATTTAATCCTAATCTCCAAAAAAACGGGTAAAACCATTGGAACTTATCGGATGCAAACCTATACAATGGCTTCTCAAAGACTAGGCTTTGATGCTGCCGATATATTTAATCTTAATGCGATTCCCAATTCTGTGCTTCAGGCATCAGTTGAAGTTGGGCGTACATGTATAGCTAAAGAATATCGCAATAGTCAGGCACTTTTACTACTCTGGGAAGGATTGGCAAATTATCTCATTTGGAGTAAAAACCAATATTTCTTTGGTTGTGCATCATTACTAACACAATGTCCTTGGCAAGCTACTTGCGCTTATGATTATTTTCGGCAAAATGGTTTGATACATCCAAGTATTTTGGTTGATCCAAATTTACAATTTTGTCTAGAACTGCCTCCAAATTGTCCAGATTCATGTAATGTTGAGATTCCTAAAATTTTGCAGGCATACTTAAACATTGGAGCTAAAATATGCAGTCTTCCAGCTATTGATCGGCAGTTTAAGACTATTGATTTTTTAACTATATCTAATGTTGCAGAGTTTGCCAGATGGCGTTATCCAAATCCTTTCAAGAAACCCTTACCACTGAGGGTTTGTCACGATTAAGATACTGTTGGCGAAAGTGTTACAAACGCATAAACAAAAGTGTTACAACTAAAAGCCGCAACGACAGATTGAAGGTTTGAGCTTAAGTAATACTTGAAAACACAACTATGTATTATATTCGCCAACAGTATCCGATTAATGCCACTGCTGCCGTGTTATCCAACGGACGTGAGAAAAAATATCCTTGTCCACATTCACAGTTCAAGTTTCTCAGAAATGCTAGCTGCTCTTTTGTCTCCACTCCTTCGGCAGTCACATCCATACCTAATTTGTGTGCCAGTGTGATAATTGTCTCAATAATTTCTAAATTCTTGCCATTAGCATCTATCAAGCTGACAAAGGAACGATCAATTTTCAACACACTAATCGGAAAGCTATGGAGACGGCTTAATGAAGAGTAGCCTGTACCGAAATCATCAATTGATAACTCAATGCCCATCTTCCGAAGTTTTAAGAGTTCGGCATTTGCCTCATCGCCATTCTCCATAATTGCACTTTCAGTAATTTCTAACATGAGACTGCCAGCATCAAGACCAGTCGAGTGCAAAATTTCCCCAATCTGCTCAATCAAATCCGGTTGAGAAAATTGCTTGACTGAGAGATTGACACTGATTTTCTCTAATGAGTTTGTCCGATGCCTCACCTGCCAGCTTTGCATCTGGCGGCACGCCTCATGTAATGCCCAGTAGCCAACCTCGACAATCATTCCGCTTTCTTCTACTAGGGGGATAAAATCTGTTGGAGAAATCAAACCACGCTCTGGATGCTGCCAGCGCAGCAGAGCCTCAAAACCTATAAGTCTGCCATTAGTGAGGGAAACAATCGGTTGGTAATAAAGCTGAAACTCGTGGCGTTCGATTGCTCGTCGTAGATCGTTCTCTAACTGCAATCTGGCCAGAGCGTTAGTATACATTTCTTGGTTGAATAGTTCATAGCGGGCTTTGCCAAGCGCCTTGGCTCGGTACATAGCCGTATCAGCGTCCCTTAGCAAGTTTTCTGGTTGGTCATAGTCTACTGTCGAACTTAGGGCGATGCCAATACTTGCCGTTGTAAATACTTCTTGCCCGTCAAGCTCAAGGGGTAATGTCAGTTCTTGTTGAATTCGCTCAACTACTTTAATGGCTTCTGACACATTCTGGATTTCGTCAAGCAATATTGTAAATTCGTCTCCCCCAAGCCGTGCGGCTGTATCCGTGGAGCCTATGCATGCTCTTAATCTATTTGCAATAGCAATTAGAAATTGGTCTCCT
It includes:
- a CDS encoding GNAT family N-acetyltransferase, yielding MEVSGRNINYPLNPPAPLEDFPVLQTEKYTLRLASTKEELESIFRLRFEVFNLELGLGFSASNFTQMDIDKFDAVCHHLILISKKTGKTIGTYRMQTYTMASQRLGFDAADIFNLNAIPNSVLQASVEVGRTCIAKEYRNSQALLLLWEGLANYLIWSKNQYFFGCASLLTQCPWQATCAYDYFRQNGLIHPSILVDPNLQFCLELPPNCPDSCNVEIPKILQAYLNIGAKICSLPAIDRQFKTIDFLTISNVAEFARWRYPNPFKKPLPLRVCHD